In the Arthrobacter sp. Soc17.1.1.1 genome, GCGGACATCAACGTCCGCGGCACCTTCATGCTCAGCAAGTTCTCCCTCGATGCGCTGAGCAAGTCCGCGAACCCCCACATCCTCACCCTCTCCCCGCCGCTGAACCTCGCGCCGCGGTGGGCCGCCATGCACCTGGCCTACACCATGGCGAAGTACGGGATGAGCCTGACAACGCTAGGGCTCGCGGAGGAGCTGAAGGACGAGGGCGTGGCCGTGAACTCGCTCTGGCCCGCCACCCTGATCGACACCGCGGCCATCCGCAACATGCCCGGCGGCGGCCGGATGGTCCAGGCGGCCCGCAGCCCCGAGATCGTCGCCGACGCCGCGCACGCCATCCTGGTCCGCGTGGCCAGCAGCTGCACCGGGCACTTCTACACCGACGAGCAGGTACTGCGCGAGGAAGGCATCACCGACCTCACCGGGTACAGCCTCGGAGCGGCCGAGGACAAGCTCGTCCCGGACATCTTCCTCTGACACCCGGTTCCCGTCCCCGGGCCGGCCGGCCGGATGTGGTCGGGCCGGAGGGAGGCGCTCCGGATAAGATCGATGCCATGTCCTCCCGCTACTCCAATCTCGAGCGCCCGGGCCTGAACCTCGGCGCGCTGAGGACAGCGCTGTGCATGCCGTCGGGTCCGTTCTCGCGCCTCGACATCGTGCCCCGGACGGGGTCCACGAACACGGACCTCGTGGAGCACGCGCAGCGCGAGGCGGCGGGCTGGCCGGATCTCAGCGTCCTGGGGGCCGAGGTGCAGACCGCGGGCCGGGGGCGGCTGGGCCGCAGCTGGGTGGCCCCCGAGCGGTCCTCGCTCTTCGTGAGCGTGCTCCTGCGGCCCTTCAACCGCCACGGCAGGCCCGTGCCCACCGCCGCCTACTCCTGGTTCTCCCTGCTGGCAGCCCTCGCGCTCGCCGAGAGCATCGAGGACCGCACCGAGATCGCCCCGCAGCTCAAGTGGCCCAACGACGTCACCGTGGACGGCCGGAAGCTCGCCGGGGTGCTCGCGCAGTTCGTACCCGGCGCCGGCGCCGAGCCACCCGCCGTCGTCGTCGGGGTGGGTCTCAACGTCAGCCTCACCGAGGACGAGCTCCCCGTCCCCACGGCCACCAGCCTGCTCCTCGAGTACGCGGGCACCACCGACCGGAATATCCTCCTGAAGTCCTTCCTGCGCTCGTTCGCCGACGCGTACCGCGCCTTCTGCGACGTGGACGGCGACGCCGAGGCCGCATGGGACGGCGGTCCGTCCCTCCACGCGCGGGTGGGCGCCCGCATGACGACCCTCGGCCAGGACGTCCGGGCCGAGCTGCCCGGCGGCGGCCTGCTCAGCGGGCGCGCCCTGGCCCTCGATGCGCAGGGTGCGCTGATCGTGCGCGACGACGACGGCGAACGCCACACCGTCTCGGCGGGCGAGGTCGTGCACCTCCGTCCGCAGGCGTAGCCCGTGCGGATCAAGCTGCTGCCGGGGGAGCGGGTCCTCGTCCGGACCCGTCCCAACCCCCTGCCGCTCGTCGGCCCGGTCCTCGCGGGTCTCGTGCTCCTCGGCGTCGGCGGCTTCGGCCTCGGCTACCTGACCGGCAGGTCGGTCCCCGGCCTCGCCGAGTGGCAGCCGGTGATCGCGCTCGCGGCGCTCGCCGCCGTCGTGCTCCTGCTGGTCCGGTTCACGGTCCGGCCCCTCGTCCGCTGGTCCGGCAACCGGTACGTGCTCACGAGCATGCGGCTCATCCACCGGCGCGGTGCCACCCGGCGCACCGAGCACCAGATCAACCTGTCGGCGATCTCCCAGCTCCAGACCGAGCAGGGCCTCGCGCAGCGCATGGTGCGCAGCGGCACGCTCGTGGTGGACCTCGGGTTCGACCGCGCGCACGCGTACCCGCACGTGCCGCAGGTCGCCACGTTCAAGGAG is a window encoding:
- a CDS encoding SDR family oxidoreductase — translated: MTPRNEGPLSAAARTGRVTGATLAGRTIIMSGGSRGIGLAIALRAARDGANVALMAKTGEPHPKLEGTVYTAAEQIEAAGGRALPIVGDVRNDDDVRAAVDAAVGTFGGIDIVVNNASAIDLSKTSDVDMKRYDLMADINVRGTFMLSKFSLDALSKSANPHILTLSPPLNLAPRWAAMHLAYTMAKYGMSLTTLGLAEELKDEGVAVNSLWPATLIDTAAIRNMPGGGRMVQAARSPEIVADAAHAILVRVASSCTGHFYTDEQVLREEGITDLTGYSLGAAEDKLVPDIFL
- a CDS encoding biotin--[acetyl-CoA-carboxylase] ligase, whose amino-acid sequence is MSSRYSNLERPGLNLGALRTALCMPSGPFSRLDIVPRTGSTNTDLVEHAQREAAGWPDLSVLGAEVQTAGRGRLGRSWVAPERSSLFVSVLLRPFNRHGRPVPTAAYSWFSLLAALALAESIEDRTEIAPQLKWPNDVTVDGRKLAGVLAQFVPGAGAEPPAVVVGVGLNVSLTEDELPVPTATSLLLEYAGTTDRNILLKSFLRSFADAYRAFCDVDGDAEAAWDGGPSLHARVGARMTTLGQDVRAELPGGGLLSGRALALDAQGALIVRDDDGERHTVSAGEVVHLRPQA
- a CDS encoding PH domain-containing protein; the encoded protein is MRIKLLPGERVLVRTRPNPLPLVGPVLAGLVLLGVGGFGLGYLTGRSVPGLAEWQPVIALAALAAVVLLLVRFTVRPLVRWSGNRYVLTSMRLIHRRGATRRTEHQINLSAISQLQTEQGLAQRMVRSGTLVVDLGFDRAHAYPHVPQVATFKEYVVQAIGELPLTRMFDGVDMEIDPQYAHGGTPGAQERTQRGWAQQQWRGEQS